In Dolichospermum flos-aquae CCAP 1403/13F, the following proteins share a genomic window:
- a CDS encoding Ycf66 family protein has product MVNFGLNSASVLAQVNFGANSASILGIFLAVAGAALYFLRTVRPELSRDQDIFFAAVGLLCGFILVFQGWRLDPILQFGQLLLVGSTVFFAVESIRLRSIATQQAKRNTPIVDDEREVSRKYSYSERRNYQAEMDADLEPLPYEEEEEAPQRPRIRGSRDERSSRDDYYEEQPPRSSPNPRNRERPDSGERKRRPNSGRSVGRPSESNTDENWGSAPRQVDDWEGANSQDEVRKPPRRNNSGNNSNSGNNRPQRPESREDDVAPTPRPRKRRPPRDSVPPRRQDDDEAIPTDYVPYNPINKPNNEPDNSDFDDDI; this is encoded by the coding sequence ATGGTTAATTTTGGGCTGAACTCAGCCAGTGTTTTAGCTCAGGTAAATTTTGGAGCGAACTCAGCCAGTATTCTCGGAATTTTCCTGGCTGTAGCTGGAGCAGCACTGTACTTTCTTAGGACTGTCCGGCCAGAACTGTCAAGAGATCAAGACATCTTTTTTGCAGCGGTTGGCTTATTATGCGGCTTTATTCTTGTCTTCCAAGGATGGCGACTTGATCCAATTTTACAATTTGGTCAGTTGCTTTTGGTAGGTTCTACGGTATTTTTTGCGGTTGAAAGTATTCGTCTGCGGAGTATCGCTACTCAACAAGCTAAACGCAATACTCCCATTGTGGACGATGAACGCGAGGTTAGCAGGAAATATTCTTATTCTGAGCGGCGCAATTATCAAGCTGAGATGGATGCAGATTTAGAACCGCTACCTTATGAAGAAGAGGAAGAAGCTCCTCAACGTCCGAGAATTCGCGGTAGTCGAGATGAACGTTCTTCCCGTGATGACTATTACGAAGAACAACCACCACGCAGTTCACCAAACCCACGGAACAGGGAAAGACCAGATTCAGGAGAAAGAAAGCGTCGTCCTAATTCTGGGCGTTCAGTCGGTCGTCCCAGCGAGAGTAATACAGATGAAAATTGGGGTTCTGCTCCCAGACAAGTTGATGATTGGGAAGGTGCAAATTCTCAAGATGAAGTAAGAAAACCACCACGTCGCAATAATAGCGGTAATAACAGTAATAGCGGTAATAATCGCCCCCAACGCCCAGAAAGCCGAGAGGATGATGTTGCTCCTACTCCTAGACCCAGAAAACGTCGTCCTCCCAGAGACTCAGTTCCGCCTAGAAGACAGGATGATGATGAGGCTATACCAACGGATTATGTACCATACAATCCCATTAATAAGCCCAATAATGAGCCGGATAATTCCGATTTTGATGACGATATTTAA
- a CDS encoding TolB family protein — MKTFTPSFWLQQSIYWSLIFGLTSLLISCAADNIPMGVTSLNSRYTEEQPAMSGNGRFLAFISNRSRRQQLLVYDLENQSFMPTPGLNRQSVIAESPSLSYTGRYICYITSDQGRPVVALYDRASQNSQILTPTFRGWVRNPTISPDGRYVAFESAGRGQWDIEVLDRGPTIELDIPNGATVNSN, encoded by the coding sequence GTGAAAACATTTACACCTAGCTTCTGGCTCCAACAGTCTATTTATTGGAGCCTAATTTTTGGACTGACAAGTTTACTAATATCTTGTGCTGCTGATAATATCCCCATGGGAGTAACTTCTCTGAATAGCCGATATACTGAAGAACAACCGGCAATGAGTGGTAATGGCCGTTTTTTGGCTTTTATTTCCAATCGTTCTCGTCGTCAGCAGTTGTTAGTATACGATTTAGAAAATCAAAGTTTTATGCCCACACCGGGCTTAAACCGACAATCTGTAATTGCGGAAAGTCCTAGTTTGAGTTATACAGGACGCTACATTTGTTATATTACCAGTGATCAAGGTAGACCAGTTGTAGCACTCTATGATCGGGCTTCGCAAAATTCACAAATTCTGACTCCCACTTTTCGTGGTTGGGTGAGAAATCCTACTATTAGTCCTGACGGGCGTTATGTTGCGTTTGAATCTGCTGGTCGTGGACAATGGGATATTGAAGTTCTCGATAGGGGTCCAACTATTGAGTTAGATATTCCTAATGGTGCAACGGTGAATAGCAATTAA
- a CDS encoding TolB family protein: MNYKLSIILILCSTLLTGCFGYPRLLSYPFDSGGRSLNSFSSELNPQISGRYMVFTSDRRGSQDVYMFDTVTRNLVDLPGLNSFDTIASHPASSDNGKFIVFAASRQGRTQIVFYDRDVRQLRNLAGDIQGEVRNPTISADGSRIAFEYSNNGQWDILVYDRFGRKLNIPQDPS, translated from the coding sequence ATGAATTATAAATTATCAATTATTTTAATTTTATGCTCAACTCTATTAACTGGGTGTTTTGGCTATCCGCGTTTACTCAGTTACCCATTTGATTCTGGGGGTAGGAGTCTTAATAGTTTTTCATCGGAGTTAAATCCGCAAATTTCGGGGAGATATATGGTGTTTACGAGCGATCGCCGAGGCAGTCAAGATGTATATATGTTTGATACGGTGACTCGGAATTTGGTGGATTTACCGGGTTTAAATTCTTTTGATACGATTGCTTCCCATCCTGCATCATCTGATAATGGTAAATTCATTGTTTTTGCTGCTAGTCGTCAAGGACGAACACAAATTGTTTTTTATGATCGAGATGTGCGTCAATTACGAAATTTAGCTGGTGATATCCAAGGAGAAGTCCGCAATCCTACTATTAGTGCTGATGGTAGTAGAATTGCGTTTGAATATAGCAATAATGGACAATGGGATATTTTAGTTTATGACCGTTTTGGGCGAAAATTGAATATTCCTCAAGATCCCAGTTAG